A DNA window from Vigna angularis cultivar LongXiaoDou No.4 chromosome 1, ASM1680809v1, whole genome shotgun sequence contains the following coding sequences:
- the LOC108331947 gene encoding uncharacterized protein LOC108331947: MAVDVFPWTKSKPRNTQPRSVAGTRKHKCGQAHANLSTHTREGSFPNMAFSLCLRSPIISLLLHFLLVVSTLCPVHSSQFGNHPVANQTFRPKEELRKLNAVRARLQQINKPPVKTIQSPDGDIIDCVMSHKQPAFDHPLLKGQKPLDAPERPRGHNQMDDDLSEKFQLWSLSGEWCPEGTIPIRRTREEDILRASSVGRFGMKKTLNRVRRDTSGNGHEHAIGYVTGDTYYGAKASINVWAPVVENPSEFSLSQMWVISGSFGDDLNTIEAGWQVSPGLYGDRYPRFFTYWTTDAYQATGCYNLLCSGFVQTNSKIAIGAAISPTSSYQGGQFDISLLIWKDPKHGNWWLEFGGGSLVGYWPSSLFSHLRDHASMIHFGGEIVNSGLSGSHTSTQMGSGHFAEEGFGKASYFRNMQVVDWDNSLIPLSNLKVLADHPNCYHIQGGFNKAWGNYFYYGGPGRNVKCP, encoded by the exons ATGGCCGTAGATGTGTTTCCATGGACAAAATCAAAACCCAGAAACACACAACCTCGTTCCGTTGCTGGAACAAGAAAACACAAATGTGGACAAGCACACGCAAATTTGTCAACGCACACAAGGGAAGGAAGTTTCCCAAACATGGCTTTCAGCCTATGTTTACGCTCCCCAATCATTTCTCTCCTTCTACATTTCCTCCTTGTCGTATCTACCCTTTGTCCTGTTCATTCATCGCAATTCGGTAACCACCCAGTTGCCAATCAAACTTTTCGGCCAAAGGAAGAGTTGCGCAAGTTGAACGCCGTAAGAGCTCGGCTTCAGCAAATCAACAAACCTCCTGTTAAGACAATTCAG AGTCCTGATGGAGATATAATAGACTGTGTTATGTCTCATAAGCAACCAGCCTTCGATCATCCCCTACTGAAAGGACAGAAACCATTG GATGCCCCAGAAAGACCGAGAGGGCATAACCAAATGGATGATGATCTGAGTGAGAAGTTTCAGTTGTGGAGCTTGTCTGGTGAGTGGTGTCCGGAAGGGACAATTCCGATAAGAAGGACAAGGGAAGAGGATATTTTAAGAGCTAGCTCTGTTGGCAGATTTGGAATGAAAAAAACACTGAACCGTGTCAGAAGGGACACCAGCGGCAATGGACATGAG CATGCAATTGGGTATGTGACAGGGGATACGTACTACGGAGCAAAGGCTAGCATAAACGTGTGGGCACCCGTTGTGGAAAACCCATCTGAATTCAGCCTGTCTCAAATGTGGGTCATTTCTGGTTCATTTGGGGATGATCTAAACACCATTGAAGCTGGTTGGCAG GTCAGCCCGGGGCTATATGGGGACAGGTACCCTAGATTCTTTACTTATTGGACG ACCGATGCATACCAAGCAACTGGGTGTTACAATTTACTCTGTTCAGGCTTTGTTCAGACCAACAGTAAAATTGCAATTGGAGCAGCAATCTCTCCAACTTCTTCATACCAAGGTGGCCAATTTGATATTAGCTTACTCATTTGGAAG GATCCAAAGCATGGGAACTGGTGGCTTGAATTTGGAGGAGGGAGCCTAGTTGGGTACTGGCCATCGTCGTTGTTCAGCCATTTAAGGGATCATGCGAGCATGATTCACTTTGGTGGAGAAATAGTGAATTCGGGGTTATCGGGGTCTCACACTTCCACTCAAATGGGTAGTGGGCATTTTGCAGAGGAGGGTTTTGGAAAAGCTTCATATTTCAGGAATATGCAAGTTGTGGATTGGGACAACAGCTTGATTCCCTTGTCGAATCTAAAGGTTCTAGCAGATCACCCCAATTGCTACCACATACAAGGAGGGTTTAATAAAGCATGGGGGAATTATTTTTACTATGGTGGACCTGGAAGAAATGTAAAGTGTCCCTAA